A window of Rufibacter sp. LB8 contains these coding sequences:
- the hisF gene encoding imidazole glycerol phosphate synthase subunit HisF yields MLTKRIIPCLDIKNGRTVKGVRFEDIRDAGDPVELAALYARQGADELVFLDITATNEKRKTLRELVREVARHIDIPFTVGGGISSVEDVEVLLQNGADKVSVNSSALHRPELITELANRFGSQCVTVAIDTKNTPDGWKVFSKAGTVDTGLFALDWAKEVVARGAGEILLTSMSNDGTKNGFALDITGEISRNVIVPVIASGGAGNQQHFLDVFAAGADAALAASIFHFQEVPIPELKHFLASNHLDIRIIKN; encoded by the coding sequence ATGTTAACCAAACGAATTATTCCCTGCCTGGATATTAAAAACGGGCGCACCGTGAAAGGGGTCCGGTTTGAGGATATTAGAGACGCCGGCGACCCGGTGGAACTGGCGGCGCTTTATGCCCGGCAAGGGGCCGATGAACTGGTATTTCTGGACATTACCGCCACCAACGAAAAACGCAAAACCCTGCGGGAACTGGTGCGCGAAGTGGCCCGGCACATTGACATTCCGTTCACGGTGGGCGGGGGCATCAGTTCCGTGGAAGATGTAGAAGTGCTCCTGCAAAACGGTGCCGACAAGGTGAGTGTGAATTCATCGGCGTTGCACCGGCCAGAATTGATCACGGAATTGGCCAACCGGTTTGGGAGCCAGTGCGTGACCGTGGCCATTGACACCAAAAACACCCCAGACGGTTGGAAAGTCTTCAGCAAGGCGGGCACCGTAGACACCGGTTTGTTTGCGCTAGATTGGGCCAAGGAAGTAGTCGCGCGCGGGGCTGGGGAGATTCTGCTGACCTCCATGAGCAATGACGGCACCAAAAACGGCTTCGCGCTGGACATTACCGGGGAGATTTCCAGGAATGTGATTGTGCCGGTGATTGCGTCTGGAGGCGCGGGAAACCAACAGCACTTTTTAGACGTGTTTGCTGCCGGGGCAGATGCTGCGCTGGCCGCCAGTATTTTCCATTTTCAGGAAGTGCCCATCCCAGAATTGAAACATTTTCTGGCGAGCAACCACCTGGACATCAGAATTATCAAGAACTAA
- the hisIE gene encoding bifunctional phosphoribosyl-AMP cyclohydrolase/phosphoribosyl-ATP diphosphatase HisIE, with the protein MNIDFKKGDGLVPAVVQNAISGKVLMLGYMNQESYQKTMETGLVTFFSRSKNRLWTKGETSGNTLQLVKAELDCDQDTLLLLVNPTGPACHRNTETCFDTEGDPTSYHLGNFQEFTPTEKALQFIAQLEQTIKGRRAKPQEGSYTNFLFDQGINKIAQKVGEEAVEVVIDAVAGQTDTMKGEAADLLFHLLVLLEASGLSLAEVVQVLESRHTPKK; encoded by the coding sequence ATGAACATAGATTTCAAGAAAGGCGATGGTTTGGTACCGGCCGTTGTGCAAAATGCCATTTCCGGCAAGGTGTTAATGCTGGGGTACATGAACCAGGAGTCCTATCAGAAAACCATGGAAACCGGGTTGGTGACTTTTTTCTCGCGGTCTAAAAATAGACTCTGGACCAAAGGCGAAACCTCTGGCAACACGCTTCAACTGGTGAAAGCCGAACTGGACTGCGACCAGGATACGCTGCTACTGCTTGTGAACCCAACCGGCCCGGCATGCCATAGAAACACCGAGACCTGCTTTGATACAGAAGGCGACCCAACTTCGTACCACTTGGGCAACTTTCAGGAATTCACTCCCACAGAGAAAGCGTTGCAGTTCATTGCGCAGTTGGAGCAGACCATCAAAGGTCGTCGGGCTAAGCCGCAGGAAGGATCTTATACTAATTTCCTGTTTGACCAGGGCATCAACAAAATAGCCCAGAAAGTAGGGGAGGAAGCCGTAGAAGTGGTCATTGACGCCGTGGCCGGACAAACCGACACCATGAAAGGCGAGGCCGCAGATTTGCTGTTCCATTTGCTGGTGCTGCTGGAAGCTTCCGGACTTTCTCTAGCCGAAGTAGTGCAGGTATTGGAAAGCCGCCATACCCCTAAAAAGTAA
- a CDS encoding T9SS type A sorting domain-containing protein — MSSAIFTVKNTIFAVFISLLTTLSFTASAQTTSLGCKLTSECFDITYTSFVKNSNNTVTLHFSVKTNCGNALSNVAFQLPAGAKATNPKNTNTRFTFSQENGTNNPFYALKFEAINAEGFKNGAVDNFSYTLTAAQFAQLTTIKVQAKASTTVGVVSFKAQTCEPAPLVISGPVLVQAKSQATYSVISGKESANYRWTVPAGWEIVRGQGTKSVTLLASEQPGEVKVEENGQTRAGAMMVESYSLPPATLPVTFTSFTATAQENQVKLAWATASEKDNKEFVLERSQDAKNYNAVGTVAGNGTKTTPTAYATADANAPAGLVYYRLKQVDFNGDYEYSKVISVKALGKKASTLAVSNVYPNPFQQELTIKVELSADAQVTVSFLNLAGQEVFTQKVKATAGTNTSQINGLDTLTNGIYFLKISAGNQTSVQRVVKN, encoded by the coding sequence ATGTCATCAGCAATTTTTACTGTAAAAAACACAATTTTTGCAGTATTCATTTCCTTGCTGACTACGCTTTCTTTTACGGCATCTGCCCAGACCACTTCTTTAGGCTGCAAACTTACCAGCGAGTGCTTTGACATCACTTACACCAGCTTCGTGAAAAACAGCAACAATACCGTGACGCTTCACTTCAGTGTGAAAACCAACTGCGGAAACGCTCTGAGCAACGTGGCGTTTCAACTTCCGGCCGGAGCCAAGGCCACTAATCCTAAAAACACCAACACCAGATTCACTTTTTCTCAGGAGAACGGCACCAACAACCCATTTTACGCATTAAAGTTTGAGGCCATCAACGCCGAGGGATTCAAAAATGGAGCAGTTGATAATTTTTCTTACACCCTTACCGCCGCCCAATTCGCGCAGCTGACCACCATTAAAGTGCAAGCCAAAGCCTCTACCACAGTGGGTGTTGTGAGCTTCAAAGCGCAAACCTGCGAACCAGCTCCTTTGGTAATTTCTGGTCCGGTGTTGGTGCAGGCCAAAAGCCAGGCCACGTACTCGGTTATTTCTGGCAAAGAATCTGCGAACTACAGATGGACAGTGCCCGCCGGTTGGGAAATTGTACGCGGCCAGGGCACTAAATCGGTGACCTTGCTGGCCAGCGAGCAACCAGGCGAAGTAAAAGTGGAAGAAAACGGCCAAACCAGAGCAGGCGCCATGATGGTAGAAAGCTATTCCTTGCCGCCCGCCACGTTGCCGGTGACCTTCACGTCTTTCACGGCTACCGCCCAAGAAAACCAGGTGAAACTAGCCTGGGCCACGGCTTCTGAAAAAGACAACAAGGAATTTGTGCTGGAGCGCAGCCAAGACGCCAAAAACTACAATGCGGTGGGCACCGTGGCCGGTAACGGAACCAAAACCACGCCTACTGCTTACGCTACCGCAGACGCAAACGCCCCCGCCGGTCTGGTGTACTACAGATTAAAGCAAGTAGATTTCAACGGAGACTATGAGTATTCAAAAGTGATTTCTGTGAAGGCCCTGGGCAAGAAAGCTTCTACCCTGGCGGTGAGTAATGTGTACCCCAACCCGTTTCAGCAAGAACTGACAATTAAAGTAGAACTTTCTGCTGACGCCCAAGTTACCGTTTCCTTCCTCAACCTAGCTGGTCAGGAAGTGTTCACCCAGAAAGTAAAAGCCACAGCTGGCACCAATACCTCCCAAATCAACGGCCTGGATACATTAACTAACGGTATTTACTTCCTGAAAATCAGTGCTGGTAACCAGACCAGCGTGCAGCGGGTAGTGAAAAACTAA
- a CDS encoding UvrD-helicase domain-containing protein, with protein sequence MPSTFKIYSSSAGSGKTYQLTKEYLKLALQSEDPSYYKNILAITFTNDAAQEMKTRILGALRGFNDLGLPEKEKRNSDFLLLNIVQEIQTEYEQPTLTEEVLRQRAAKVFGHLLFHYSEFAVSTIDSFVNRVVSAFTTELKLPHNFEVDMDARTLLSTAVSLLFNKVNLDAENKLLAETLQQYALEKAEEGKSWNVLPDELADFAQNLLNEQTYEHLLDIGLLTLQDFKKIRAELYTQKQDIEKQLKSLGQQGFALLEQHDIQPELMAQGKGGLYAYFLGWSKEVDFTKPYKYAHNIIAEDKWHSSKAKAADRIPLEQIKHQLEALYHQLEELKQKEAQNHILITAMLPHLYKLSVLSELERCIQEIKLDKNLVHISEFNKRITEIVLQEPIPFIYERLGERYQHILIDEFQDTSVLQWNNLLPLVENALSGGGFNMVVGDAKQAIYGWRGGEMEQILHLHRNQTENLYQNSRFEENVAPRYDTLRYTISPEYLKTNYRSAPEIIAFNNELFRFISVANPQFPLLQAIYDEHFQQKSPEGKESGTAHLQIIFTHKDESPRRYDFDTCSRTEEIYEGYTQDALLSYQESTLQLVLQMVQQAQADGYAPRDIAVLSRTNRNSKLVANFLKQKKYDIISQDSLSLQFAEVINLIIAFFRIMNQPANSLARSQALYLVYKVVHQQIPDSDTTTRIAALATEPSVEPFFTFLQQQGFDLAYRDAGNLSIYELTEKLIRVFNLLGKNNECEYLFRFLDLVLEYTLKHSNNLNNFLQYWDLHKEKLSINTPKDRDAITITSIHKSKGLDYPVVIVPFCDWTLEPQNAALLWGTLPGTVAQDTKLRTAVVTMSKKLEETGLKDQYTQKLEKTFIENLNMLYVALTRPVDRLYLIANAQDFNNARYQKNVSYWLHRFLESKELWQKDTFCYQLAKGAAQAVSHKPLSDDVYVLDKFSSADWAQNLKLKQHANNVFDFETQQEHRRWNRKLHYALALITYAEEAPKALRQLVRQGIISQRELPALTQMVNHVLNHPQMQRYFSRAMTVENEREVLDVRTSRYKPDRIVFSETGEVTLIDYKLPPAKPEYTENLNSYATLFRELVFSKITCVVYYFEEERVDEWEFVGEVVG encoded by the coding sequence GTGCCTTCTACCTTTAAAATATATTCGTCCTCGGCGGGTTCGGGCAAAACCTACCAACTCACCAAAGAGTACCTGAAACTGGCGCTCCAGAGCGAAGACCCTTCCTATTACAAAAACATTCTGGCCATCACGTTCACCAATGACGCAGCGCAGGAAATGAAGACGCGTATCTTAGGCGCCTTGCGCGGCTTCAATGACCTGGGCTTGCCAGAGAAAGAAAAACGGAACAGCGATTTCCTTCTGCTTAACATAGTTCAGGAAATACAGACAGAGTATGAGCAGCCAACGTTAACAGAAGAAGTGTTAAGGCAACGGGCCGCCAAGGTGTTTGGCCACCTGCTGTTCCATTACTCAGAATTTGCCGTGAGTACCATTGACTCTTTTGTCAACAGGGTGGTGAGCGCCTTTACCACTGAGCTGAAACTGCCACACAACTTTGAAGTGGACATGGACGCCCGAACTTTGTTGAGCACGGCGGTGAGTTTGCTTTTCAACAAAGTGAACCTGGACGCGGAAAACAAACTCCTGGCCGAAACCCTGCAACAGTATGCCCTGGAGAAGGCCGAGGAAGGCAAAAGCTGGAACGTGCTCCCCGATGAATTAGCGGACTTCGCGCAGAACTTGCTGAACGAGCAGACCTATGAACATTTACTGGACATCGGCTTGCTTACCCTGCAAGATTTCAAGAAGATACGCGCTGAACTCTACACCCAGAAACAAGACATTGAAAAACAGCTCAAATCCCTTGGCCAACAGGGTTTTGCCCTCTTGGAGCAGCACGATATTCAGCCGGAGCTCATGGCGCAGGGCAAGGGCGGCTTGTACGCGTATTTTCTGGGCTGGAGCAAGGAAGTGGATTTCACCAAGCCTTACAAATACGCGCACAACATTATTGCCGAGGACAAATGGCACAGCAGCAAAGCCAAAGCCGCAGACCGAATTCCGTTGGAGCAGATCAAGCACCAGTTAGAAGCCCTTTATCACCAACTGGAAGAATTGAAACAGAAAGAGGCCCAAAACCACATTCTTATCACGGCCATGTTGCCTCACTTGTATAAGTTGAGCGTGTTGAGCGAGCTGGAACGCTGCATTCAGGAAATCAAGCTAGACAAAAACCTGGTGCACATCTCGGAATTCAACAAGCGCATCACCGAGATTGTCTTGCAGGAGCCCATTCCGTTCATCTATGAGCGCCTGGGCGAACGCTACCAACACATTTTGATTGACGAATTCCAGGATACCTCGGTGCTGCAATGGAACAACCTCTTGCCGTTAGTGGAGAACGCCTTGAGCGGCGGCGGTTTCAACATGGTGGTAGGCGATGCCAAGCAGGCCATTTACGGTTGGCGCGGCGGCGAGATGGAGCAGATTCTGCACCTGCACCGCAACCAAACAGAGAACCTGTACCAGAACTCGCGGTTTGAGGAAAACGTGGCCCCACGCTATGACACCTTGCGCTACACCATTTCGCCGGAGTATTTAAAAACCAACTATCGCAGCGCGCCCGAGATTATTGCGTTCAACAATGAGCTGTTCCGGTTCATTAGTGTGGCCAACCCGCAGTTCCCGCTGTTGCAGGCCATTTATGACGAGCATTTTCAACAGAAATCGCCGGAAGGCAAAGAGTCCGGTACCGCGCACCTCCAGATCATCTTCACTCATAAAGATGAAAGTCCGCGCCGGTATGATTTTGACACGTGCAGCAGAACAGAGGAAATCTACGAGGGTTACACCCAGGACGCGCTTCTCTCCTACCAGGAAAGCACGCTGCAATTGGTGTTACAAATGGTGCAGCAGGCCCAGGCCGATGGCTACGCACCCCGAGACATTGCCGTGTTGAGCCGCACCAACCGCAACAGCAAGCTGGTGGCCAACTTCCTGAAGCAGAAGAAATATGACATCATCTCGCAAGATTCCCTGTCCCTGCAATTCGCCGAGGTCATCAACCTGATTATCGCTTTTTTCCGGATCATGAACCAGCCGGCCAACAGTTTGGCGCGGTCGCAGGCCCTGTATTTGGTCTACAAAGTGGTGCACCAGCAAATCCCGGACAGTGACACCACCACCCGCATTGCCGCTTTGGCCACCGAACCCAGCGTGGAGCCGTTTTTTACCTTCCTGCAGCAACAAGGCTTTGATTTGGCGTACCGCGATGCCGGGAACCTGTCTATCTATGAACTCACCGAAAAACTGATCAGGGTGTTTAATCTGCTGGGCAAAAACAATGAATGCGAGTACCTGTTCCGGTTTCTTGATTTGGTGCTGGAATACACGCTCAAACACAGCAACAACCTCAACAACTTTCTGCAGTACTGGGATTTGCACAAAGAGAAACTCAGCATCAACACGCCCAAAGACCGCGACGCCATCACCATCACCAGCATCCATAAAAGCAAAGGGTTGGATTACCCCGTGGTGATTGTGCCTTTCTGTGACTGGACCCTGGAACCGCAGAACGCCGCCTTGCTTTGGGGCACGCTGCCCGGCACCGTGGCGCAGGACACCAAGCTCCGGACTGCCGTGGTGACCATGAGCAAGAAGCTGGAGGAAACCGGCCTGAAAGACCAATACACCCAGAAACTGGAGAAAACCTTCATTGAAAACCTGAACATGCTCTATGTGGCCCTCACCCGCCCTGTGGACCGGCTTTACCTGATTGCCAACGCGCAGGATTTCAACAACGCCCGCTACCAGAAAAATGTGAGTTACTGGCTGCACCGGTTCTTAGAAAGCAAGGAACTCTGGCAAAAAGACACCTTCTGTTACCAATTGGCCAAAGGCGCCGCGCAGGCCGTGAGCCACAAACCTCTTTCTGATGATGTGTATGTGCTGGACAAGTTCAGCTCCGCCGATTGGGCGCAGAACCTGAAGCTGAAGCAGCACGCCAACAACGTCTTTGATTTTGAGACCCAACAGGAACACCGCCGCTGGAACCGCAAGCTGCACTATGCGCTAGCCTTAATAACCTACGCCGAGGAAGCTCCTAAGGCGCTTCGGCAATTGGTGCGGCAGGGCATCATCTCCCAGCGCGAGTTGCCCGCCCTTACCCAAATGGTGAACCACGTATTAAATCACCCGCAAATGCAGCGCTACTTCAGCCGGGCCATGACCGTGGAAAACGAGCGCGAGGTCTTGGACGTACGCACCAGCCGCTATAAACCAGACCGAATTGTGTTCAGTGAAACCGGCGAAGTGACCTTGATTGACTACAAACTGCCGCCCGCCAAACCAGAATACACAGAGAACCTGAATTCCTATGCCACGCTGTTCCGCGAACTGGTTTTCAGTAAAATTACCTGCGTGGTCTATTATTTTGAAGAAGAGCGCGTGGACGAATGGGAATTTGTAGGCGAAGTGGTAGGATAG
- a CDS encoding TonB-dependent receptor has protein sequence MLRACCLFFLLWLAGLQGWAQGGRPVQGQLTDSTGAAVEAATVSLVSEKDTLTTLSNAKGQFFFRQVKAVSFTISVHTLEFEAFKYTYIVDDTTDPFQLPAIKLKRKSHVLKEVIIRSPPPVLVKQDTVEYDVAQFEKDEHATVEDVIKKLPGLDLDLDGNLTMEGLPIRELRINGNLFSGADLKTAIEMLPAELIQKIQVVDDYGELARLSGIKTGNPRKILNLKVDPERNKFFYSNGSMGMASTGRLNGSLNTNYMHNDRQVNAMGSLQNSGGEGGTNSSNRSLGLNFHDRWGKKLKVSGGINHSGNDLNLLRESVRQSFYEQEVIVQSNNTRSSSGSKGLGADVGFEFNPNDRNFLRFSSNLAFNKSHSESNTNYLVQRDSLLTEGQELDLQQLRKLEEGISQSRSDLQNTNLAANLTWNHRFAKRGRNATVMAGYSAGENVDEQILKTQLQLFGQDQVKDSLQNRLLDNTALNRSFNASIFYVEPLSEESSLSLNYMYSYAWGRQNRITQEIPETENAFVLDSLSSRYVSTTISQQLGLNFDSKKGKLRYGIGLNAFPTVLEGATQSTRDYSNRRSNFNASGAFRGDYAVSETAQATFNYQANTQQPSLEQLQPISDVSDPRYIVIGNPNLRPAIQHTLNASFRKSQKENGAFWSTNLSVGLTQNKIVQNTVLLDEGLGLRQETYYLNQSGDTQLGVGYSYGRSLKDKKYQLNLHGGANYSNNVSYSNNQENWRRNWSLSQGLNLRMTPAKWSEVSARVNYAYQNDSYQLSSSFGSKISSWRLGLDGRAFFWNRALTLSANLNKNFEQGYARNFRNNPFLVNASITGRFLKKRSASFSISGYDLLDQNTSISRSASGNTITDNRSRRVSRYFMVSVQMKLLNYNKDKKG, from the coding sequence ATGTTGAGAGCCTGTTGCCTGTTTTTCTTACTTTGGTTAGCTGGCCTTCAGGGTTGGGCGCAAGGCGGCAGGCCGGTGCAGGGGCAATTGACAGATTCAACTGGCGCGGCGGTGGAGGCGGCCACGGTCAGTCTGGTCTCAGAGAAAGACACCCTTACTACCCTCAGCAACGCCAAAGGCCAGTTTTTCTTCCGGCAAGTTAAGGCAGTTTCCTTTACAATTTCTGTGCATACGCTGGAGTTTGAGGCTTTTAAGTACACCTATATAGTAGATGACACTACTGACCCCTTTCAACTTCCGGCTATAAAACTAAAACGCAAAAGCCATGTGCTGAAGGAAGTAATAATCAGGAGCCCGCCGCCCGTTTTGGTGAAACAAGACACCGTGGAGTATGACGTGGCGCAGTTTGAGAAAGACGAACACGCTACTGTAGAAGATGTTATAAAGAAACTACCTGGCCTGGATTTGGACCTGGACGGCAACCTCACCATGGAAGGATTACCCATCAGAGAGCTGCGCATCAATGGCAATCTCTTTTCGGGCGCTGATTTGAAGACAGCTATTGAAATGCTACCTGCCGAGTTGATCCAGAAAATTCAGGTGGTGGATGATTACGGCGAACTGGCTCGGCTCAGCGGTATAAAAACCGGAAACCCCAGAAAAATCCTGAACCTGAAAGTTGACCCGGAGCGGAACAAGTTCTTTTACAGCAACGGGTCAATGGGCATGGCCAGCACTGGCAGGCTGAACGGCTCGCTCAACACCAACTACATGCATAATGACCGGCAGGTGAACGCCATGGGCTCCCTGCAGAACAGCGGGGGTGAGGGCGGCACCAATTCCAGCAATCGCAGCCTGGGGCTCAACTTCCATGACCGCTGGGGCAAGAAACTGAAAGTGTCAGGGGGTATCAACCACAGCGGCAATGACCTGAACCTGCTCCGCGAGAGCGTGCGCCAGAGTTTTTATGAGCAGGAAGTGATTGTGCAGTCCAACAACACCCGGTCCAGCAGCGGGAGCAAAGGGCTTGGGGCCGATGTGGGCTTTGAATTCAACCCTAATGACCGGAACTTCCTGCGGTTTTCCTCTAACCTCGCATTCAATAAAAGCCATTCAGAAAGCAACACCAATTACCTGGTGCAGCGCGATTCCTTACTGACCGAAGGCCAGGAACTGGACCTTCAGCAACTGCGCAAACTGGAAGAGGGCATTTCCCAAAGCCGAAGTGACCTGCAAAACACGAACCTGGCCGCCAACCTTACCTGGAACCACCGGTTTGCCAAGCGCGGCCGCAACGCCACGGTCATGGCCGGGTATTCTGCCGGGGAAAACGTAGATGAACAGATCTTAAAAACCCAATTGCAGTTGTTCGGCCAGGACCAGGTCAAAGATTCCTTGCAAAACCGCCTGCTGGACAACACTGCCCTTAACCGCTCTTTTAATGCATCCATCTTTTATGTGGAACCCCTGAGTGAGGAGTCATCTTTGTCCTTGAATTACATGTACAGCTACGCGTGGGGGCGGCAGAACAGAATCACGCAGGAGATCCCAGAAACCGAGAATGCCTTTGTGCTTGACTCGTTGAGCAGCCGCTATGTGTCCACCACCATTTCGCAGCAGTTGGGTTTGAATTTTGACAGCAAGAAAGGCAAGTTGCGCTACGGCATTGGGTTGAACGCGTTCCCTACGGTGCTGGAAGGCGCCACCCAAAGTACCCGTGATTACTCTAACCGAAGAAGCAATTTCAACGCCAGCGGGGCTTTTAGGGGAGATTATGCGGTCTCAGAAACCGCGCAGGCCACCTTTAACTACCAGGCCAACACGCAGCAGCCCAGCCTGGAGCAGTTGCAGCCTATCTCAGACGTGTCTGATCCCAGGTACATTGTCATCGGGAACCCAAATTTGCGGCCCGCTATCCAACACACCTTGAATGCGTCTTTCCGGAAGTCACAAAAGGAGAACGGGGCTTTTTGGTCCACCAACCTGTCAGTGGGTCTTACGCAGAACAAGATTGTGCAGAACACCGTGCTGCTAGACGAAGGCTTGGGCCTCAGGCAGGAAACCTATTACCTGAACCAGTCCGGCGATACCCAGTTAGGCGTGGGTTACAGTTACGGCCGCTCTTTGAAGGACAAGAAATACCAGCTTAACCTGCACGGCGGGGCCAATTACAGCAACAATGTGAGCTACAGCAACAACCAGGAAAACTGGCGCCGCAACTGGAGCCTGAGCCAAGGCTTGAACTTGCGCATGACGCCCGCCAAATGGTCTGAGGTGTCGGCCCGCGTGAACTATGCATACCAGAATGATTCGTACCAACTGTCCAGTAGCTTTGGGTCCAAGATTTCATCGTGGCGGCTGGGGCTGGACGGACGGGCCTTTTTCTGGAACCGCGCGCTCACGCTGTCGGCTAACCTGAATAAAAACTTTGAGCAGGGCTACGCCCGAAACTTCCGAAACAACCCTTTTCTGGTCAATGCCTCCATCACCGGCCGCTTCCTCAAAAAACGGTCGGCCTCGTTCTCCATCTCCGGATATGATTTACTGGACCAGAACACCAGCATCAGCCGCTCGGCCAGCGGCAACACCATCACAGACAACCGCTCGCGCCGCGTTTCCCGCTATTTCATGGTGTCTGTGCAGATGAAGTTGCTGAATTACAACAAAGACAAGAAGGGGTAG
- a CDS encoding DEAD/DEAH box helicase, producing MERIKFQELPLSEEIQRAIVDLGYEEASPIQTAAIPVLLQGRDVIGQAQTGTGKTAAFAIPTIEGIDPNNREVQALILCPTRELAIQVAEEIQKLVKYKKGISVVPIYGGQPYDRQLRALKQGVQIVIGTPGRVMDHIERGTLKLETTKTIILDEADEMLDMGFREDIEYVLTKMPEDRQTVFFSATMSKPIMDLTRKYQTNPEIVKVTQQQLTVTNIEQIYFEVRSSGKMEVTTRLIDMYNYKVVIIFCNTKRMVDELVSNLQARGYFADGLHGDLNQNQRSNVMGKFKAGTLEILVATDVAARGIDVDNVEAVINYDLPQDEENYVHRIGRTGRAGKSGKAYSFVAGRDLYKLRDIERFTKAKIVRQNVPTFEDVAEVRTTLVLDQVKDVIAKGGLSKHILKIERLVDQDLTTMDIAAALLKMVMKDTKAKEKSAEAGEAKGGPKEGFDRLFITLGKKDRLHPKDLVEILTDHTSIQPGKVGDIDLYDRFSFVEVPSEFTAEILEKLGVTEINGMTVKFQKAEKKTMDPAEGGRELQELEDRPRKKFYDGPFTNNRGGGDRDRGGDRGGSRGGYGGGGDRGGRSYGGGGGDRDRGGNRGGYGGGGGDRGGSRFGGGDRDRGGNSGGGGFRERKRRDF from the coding sequence ATGGAAAGAATCAAATTCCAGGAGCTTCCGTTGTCGGAAGAAATCCAGCGCGCTATCGTGGACTTAGGCTACGAAGAGGCTTCTCCTATCCAGACGGCCGCTATCCCGGTCTTATTGCAAGGCCGCGACGTGATTGGCCAGGCCCAGACCGGTACCGGTAAAACCGCCGCCTTCGCCATCCCTACCATTGAAGGCATTGACCCCAACAACCGTGAGGTACAGGCCCTTATTTTGTGCCCAACCCGTGAGTTGGCCATACAGGTGGCAGAAGAAATTCAGAAACTAGTTAAATACAAAAAAGGCATCAGCGTAGTGCCTATCTATGGTGGTCAGCCCTATGACCGTCAGTTACGCGCCCTCAAGCAAGGGGTACAGATCGTGATCGGGACGCCCGGCCGCGTGATGGACCACATTGAAAGAGGTACCCTTAAGCTGGAAACCACCAAAACCATCATCTTAGATGAGGCCGACGAAATGTTGGACATGGGTTTCAGAGAGGACATTGAGTACGTCTTGACCAAGATGCCTGAAGATCGCCAGACGGTGTTCTTCTCGGCGACCATGAGCAAGCCCATCATGGACCTCACGCGCAAGTACCAGACCAACCCAGAGATTGTGAAGGTGACCCAGCAGCAGCTGACCGTGACCAACATTGAGCAGATTTACTTTGAAGTACGCAGCTCAGGCAAGATGGAAGTGACCACTCGCCTGATTGACATGTACAACTACAAAGTGGTGATTATCTTCTGTAACACCAAGCGCATGGTTGATGAACTGGTGAGCAACCTGCAAGCCCGCGGCTATTTCGCAGACGGCTTGCATGGTGACCTGAACCAGAACCAGCGTTCCAACGTGATGGGCAAGTTCAAAGCCGGTACCTTGGAAATCTTGGTAGCCACAGACGTTGCTGCCCGCGGTATTGACGTGGACAACGTGGAGGCCGTAATCAACTATGACTTGCCACAAGACGAAGAAAACTACGTGCACCGTATTGGGCGTACGGGTCGCGCCGGTAAATCAGGGAAAGCTTATTCTTTTGTTGCTGGACGTGATTTGTACAAGCTGCGTGACATTGAGCGTTTTACAAAAGCAAAAATTGTTCGCCAGAACGTGCCTACGTTTGAAGACGTGGCCGAAGTGCGGACCACTTTGGTCTTAGACCAAGTGAAAGACGTAATTGCCAAAGGCGGACTTTCTAAGCACATCTTGAAAATTGAGCGCTTGGTGGACCAAGACCTCACCACCATGGACATTGCCGCGGCTTTGCTCAAAATGGTGATGAAAGACACCAAAGCCAAAGAGAAAAGCGCCGAAGCCGGTGAAGCTAAAGGCGGACCTAAAGAAGGGTTTGACCGTTTGTTCATCACGCTTGGAAAGAAAGACAGACTGCACCCCAAAGATTTGGTAGAAATCCTTACGGACCATACCAGCATTCAGCCGGGTAAAGTTGGCGATATTGATTTGTATGACCGGTTTAGCTTCGTAGAGGTTCCTTCTGAGTTCACGGCTGAAATCCTGGAAAAATTAGGTGTAACGGAGATCAACGGCATGACCGTGAAATTCCAGAAAGCTGAGAAGAAAACCATGGACCCCGCAGAAGGCGGTCGTGAGTTGCAGGAACTGGAAGACCGCCCTAGAAAAAAATTCTATGACGGACCTTTCACCAACAACCGCGGCGGCGGAGACCGTGACCGTGGTGGCGACAGAGGCGGAAGCCGCGGTGGCTACGGCGGCGGCGGAGACAGAGGCGGTCGTTCTTACGGCGGTGGCGGTGGAGATCGTGATCGTGGTGGAAACCGTGGCGGCTATGGCGGCGGCGGCGGTGACAGAGGTGGAAGCCGTTTCGGCGGGGGAGACCGTGACCGTGGCGGCAACAGCGGCGGCGGTGGCTTCAGAGAAAGAAAAAGAAGAGATTTTTAA